In Topomyia yanbarensis strain Yona2022 chromosome 2, ASM3024719v1, whole genome shotgun sequence, one DNA window encodes the following:
- the LOC131683987 gene encoding arginine/serine-rich coiled-coil protein 2-like isoform X3 — translation MSATILDLFDSCIRTYDEWKRSHSSSSSSGSDSSSSSSSSSSSSGSDSSSDSDSSSSSSSSSSSVSSSKDRKSRKKSKKAPSSKAHSTTATTTQKGVSEVSTSKHSSEKVAKLTSPSSSDRRSPPIKKPKTNDESPVRSSRSSVDHKKGNADREKRRERSISRDRHEDSKRHSDKGKDRRDRDWRDKEHTSSKRDQEDNRDRDRRDKYSSRSSGDRRDKHDDRRDKHDRYERKERDRSRDRKDKRDYDKDHRSKRSSSRDRKQKSSVERGKKRSHSRSKSPVKNSFSPSKIPPQMETKPSTSAIGFTPGIKPTPTPPAFIPPLMGINVGPVDLPSRPNVAGGGLSIEATAALTRSTLIRNNVKAAQLDKMGIDILQQSKKAVEAVPLPSYYNPGVVNPVRYADQVQKRKLLWSHKTPESKDVTTNISKWEQAKFSQDKDGKVASKFLRLMGVKDGQKVPGEANAKPGNSTGDSINKQEELFSTMEQQYEVARQVTHTMRGVGLGFSSQPRTF, via the exons AAACGTTCGCATTCATCGTCTTCATCATCCGGCAGTGATTCTTCGTCTTCGTCATCCTCTTCATCGTCCTCTTCCGGAAGCGACTCTAGCAGCGACAGTGacagcagcagtagcagtagcagcagcagcagcagtgtcAGCAGCTCCAAGGATCGCAAATCTCGAAAGAAATCGAAGAAAGCGCCCAGCAGCAAAGCGCATAGCACTACTGCTACTACTACGCAAAAAGGAGTTTCCGAGGTATCTACTTCGAAGCACAGCAGTGAAAAGGTAGCCAAACTGACGTCCCCTTCATCGTCCGATAGACGATCACCACCGATTAAAAAGCCGAAAACAAATGATGAG AGCCCGGTTAGATCAAGTCGTAGCAGTGTCGATCACAAAAAAGGAAACGCAGATCGAGAGAAGCGTCGCGAACGAAGCATTTCTCGCGATCGCCACGAAGATAGCAAGCGTCACAGCGATAAAGGAAAAGATCGTCGTGATCGTGACTGGCGTGATAAGGAACACACCTCGTCGAAACGCGATCAGGAGGATAACCGTGACCGTGATCGACGAGATAAGTACTCCAGTCGTAGCAGCGGTGATAGACGCGACAAACATGACGACAGACGCGACAAACATGACCGCTATGAGAGGAAGGAACGTGACCGTAGCCGAGATAGAAAGGATAAACGCGATTACGACAAAGATCATCGCAGTAAAAGATCATCATCTCGAGACCGAAAGCAAAAATCGAGCGTTGAAAGAGGCAAGAAAAGATCCCACTCTAGAAGCAAATCTCCCGTTAAAAATAGTTTCTCTCCGAGCAAAATTCCCCCACAGATGGAAACAAAGCCGTCAACGTCAGCAATTGGATTCACTCCCGGCATAAAACCAACTCCAACCCCGCCAGCTTTTATCCCACCATTAATGGGAATTAATGTCGGGCCAGTAGATCTGCCGTCGAGGCCAAATGTGGCTGGCGGCGGTCTTTCGATAGAGGCAACTGCTGCTCTAACCCGTAGCACATTGATCCGAAATAACGTGAAGGCAGCCCAGTTGGATAAGATGGGCATCGATATACTGCAGCAGAGCAAGAAAGCCGTGGAAGCGGTTCCGTTGCCATCGTACTATAACCCAGGCGTTGTTAATCCTGTTCGATACGCCGACCAGGTACAGAAGCGAAAGTTACTCTGGAGTCACAAAACACCTGAGAGCAAGGATGTCACCACCAATATCAGCAAATGGGAGCAGGCAAAATTCTCGCAGGATAAGGATGGTAAAGTGGCATCCAAGTTTCTGCGTTTGATGGGCGTAAAAGATGGTCAGAAGGTGCCCGGTGAAGCCAATGCAAAACCTGGTAACAGCACGGGGGACAGTATTAACAAACAAGAAGAACTTTTCTCAACGATGGAACAACAGTACGAAGTGGCACGACAGGTAACTCACACGATGCGAGGCGTCGGACTTGGTTTCAGCTCTCAGCCACGTACCTTCTAG